The region CCCGCCAGCCGGCGGCCGGTGGTTCGCCCGCCGCCGACAGGTCGCCGCCGAGGTTGACCAGGACCCCGCAGCCCACCGCCGCGGCGGCCCGGCGGGCCGCCCGGTCCGCGGCCAGGGCCTTGGCCGTGGCGCCGAGATCGAGGGTCGTACCGGCGGGAAGGCGCAGCAGCCGCAGCACCGGGTCCCAGCGGACGGACGGCCAGCCCGCGGCGGGCCGTGGCGCGGTCGCCGGCCCGGTGTCCTCCGGCCGCCGCGCGGTCACTTGGGCGAAGGTGCGGTCGTAGCCGAGCGCCACGACCGCCGGGCCCACCGTGGGGTCGACGGCACCGTCGGTGAGTTCGGCCGCGCGCAGGGCCGTCTCCACAGCTTCGGCGAGCAGGGCGCTCACCGGTACGGGTCCGGTACCCGCGGTGGCGTTGACGCGGGAGAGCTCGGAGTCGGGGCGGAACCGGCTGCACGCCGCGTCGATGGCGGCCAGCTCGGCCCGCAGGATCAGCAGCGCGTCCTGGATGCGGGCCGGGTCGGCGGTGAGCAGCGCGGCTGTGGTGCCCAGCGCGGAGAAGACCGCGGTGGCGGGCTCCAGGTAAGCCGAGCGGGTGGCGGCGGTGCGAGCTGCCGCGGCCGGCAACGTGGTGCGCATGCTGCTTCCGGCTCCGCCTCGGGCGCCCGCCGACGTGGCGCTCACGACGCACCCGACTGGGTCTGCGGCGCCTGCTTGGTCGGTGCGGGCGCCTGCCCGGCGGGCTGGAGGCCGCCGCTCGTGCCCGTACGGGTGCCGCTCCCGTGGTGGGCGGGCTGGGCGATGCCAGGGATCGCGTGTGCGTACCCGGCGCCCAGCGCGGCGGTACCCGCGAGTGCCACGGCCGCCACCCAACGGGTCGTGGCGCTCACGCGCCGCAGCCCTCGTTCGCGGCGCCGGACGGAGTCACGCACAGATCGGTCGGCGGCTGCGTGCTGCTCGGGAAGAGGCATGGATGAACTCCCTCGCCAGGAGGCCGGTTTGTCCTACTACCCAGGCTGCCCGGCGGCCCGTCGGGAACCGGTTCAGGAGTTCTTCAGAAGCGGTAAAGATCCCGCCCGCCGCCGCGCGGCGGCTCCGGAGACGGCGGCGCGGGAAGATCCAGTACGACGGTCAGCCCCCCGCCGGCCGTTTGCTCCAGCCGTACGGTGCCGCCATTGGCGGTGACCAGCCGGTGCACGATCGCCAGCCCCAGGCCGCTGCCGGACGCCTCCGGATTGCCGAATCTCCTGAAGGCCGCTTCGCGCGCCGCCTGGCTCATCCCGGGACCGTCGTCCACCACCCGCAGCAGCACCCGCTCGCGCGTCGCCTTCCCCTCGACGCGTACCGCCGCGCCCTCACCCACCGCGTCCAGGGCATTGGCCACCAGGTTGTCGATCACCTGCTCCAGGTCCCCGGCTCCCAGGTACGCCGTCAGCCCGGCGCCGTATCGGCCGGCGAGCGACACCCGGCGCTCCCGTGCCACCGGCTCCCAGGCGGTGACCCGCTCGTCCACCACCTGGTCCACCCGGACCGGAACCGGCCTGGGCACCGAGGTCTCCGCGCGGGCCACCGCGAGCAGCCCGTCCACCAGCCGGGACAGCCGGGCGATCTCCTCCTGCGCGCCGGCGAACTCCGCCGCCGTGGCCTCGTCCGCGCCCGCCGCCAGCAGATCGAGCCGCAGCCGCAGCGCGGTCAACGGCGTCCGCAGCTGGTGGGAGACGTCGGCGACGACCGCCCGGTGCCCGTGGATCAGGGCCTCCAGGCGCGCCGCCATGGTGTTGAAGGTCGAGGCGAGTCTGCGCACCTCCTGCGGACCGCGCCCGCCCGGCGCCCGTACGTCCAGTGCGCCCTCGCCGAGCCGCAGCGCGGCGGCGTCCACGGCCCGCAGCGGGCGTCCGACCCAGCGGGCCAGCGCCACCGACAACAGCACGCCTGCCACCAGGCCGCCGGCCCCGATCAGCGCCAGCCGCCCCCACATCGCGTTGATCCGGTCGTCCATGCCCTCCGCCGACCTGGACAGCACCGCCACCCCGACCGGATGCGTGGCGTCGCCGATCGGCACCGCGACGACCAGCCGGTCCTCCCGCTCACGCGTGGCCGTCGCCGGGTGGACGAGCACCTGGTGCGCCAGGTCGCCCCAGCTGTCGGCGGCCTCGTCGTCCTCATCGCCTCCGGCTGTCCGCCCGGGGCACCCGGTGGCCGCCACGATCCGCCCCGCCGCGTCGAAGACCGCGGCGCAGTCCCCCGCCCGCTCGGCCTGTTCCAGGAGCCGTCGCATGGAGGCAGGGGATCGATGATCCGACAGGTGCTCCTCGGCCGCGGCGGCGATCGTCCGGTTCGCCGCCTCGGTCGTGTCCCGGAAAGAGGTGCGCTCACGCCCCGTCATGGACAGCCCCAGGGGCACGACGGCCAGCACCAGCAGCAGGACGATCAGCGTCATGAAGGTCAGTGCGATACGCCTGGTCATCGCGCACCAAGGTTCGGGTCCTGGCCCGGCTCAGGTACGCCGAGGCGGAAGCCCCGGCCGTACACGGTCTCCACCAGCCCGGGTACACCGAGCTTGCGGCGCAGCGCCGCGATGTGCACGTCCAGCACCTTGGTGGGGCCGTACCAATGCGCGTCCCAGGCGCGTTCCAGGACCTCCTGCCGGGTGACCACCCGTCCCGGATCGGCGGCCAGACACTCCAGGATGTCGAACTCCTTGGGTGTGAGCGCGACTTCGCGGCCACCGACGGTCACTTTGCGGGTCCGGAGGTCCACCGCGAGAGAGCCGTGCCGCAGCAACTCGGCGTCGGACGGCTGGACGCGGCGCAGCACGGCCCGGATCCGCGCCAGCAGCTCCGCCAAGCCGAACGGTTTGACCAGGTAGTCGTCGGCGCCCTCGTCCAGGGCCGCGACCCGGTCGGCTTCCTCCCCGCGCGCCGTCACCACGATGATCGCCGCGCCGGAGCGGCTCCGCATCCGGCGGCAGACCTCGACACCGTCCAGGTCGGGCAGCCCCAGGTCCAACAGCACCACATCGGGCACCGGGGCCGCCGCCAGCGCTTCCCGCCCGGTGCCGACTCTGCTCGCCTGGTACCCGGCCCGCTCCAGGCCCAGCACCAGGGAAACGGCGATCCCCGGGTCGTCCTCGACCACCAGCACACGCACACCGACATCCTACGATTCCGCCACCTCTGCACGGATTGACCGAGAGGCCCTCGTTGTGGACCGTTTGGCCCTGGCGTGCGGCGCGGTGCGCACGGTTGCATGAACACCCGGGGACACCCGGGGACACCCGGGGGCGCTGTCGCGCCCGGCGCGGGGACATCCCGGAGAAGCCGGAGGGCCGCTGTCGTGTCGCACAGGGGAGACACCGGGGACGGGCCGGGGCCGAAGGCCGACGGTGTCCGTCGACTGCTCGAACCGGCACTGCTGGCCACGACGACGGCCGCCCTGCTGAACGGTGGAATCGCCTGGGCGGCCGGGAACCAGAACGTCGCCGACGCCTGCTGGGCGGCCGGCACGGTGCCGGCCGTGGTGCCCGCCGTGGCCTGGGTCGTGGCCGCACTGCGGAAGGGGCGGGCCGGCGTCGACCTGATCGCCGTGCCGGCGCTGGCCGGGACCCTCGCGGTGGGCGGGTACCTGGCGGGTGCGCTGATCGCGTCGATGCCGGCGACCGGCCGGGCCCTGGACGCCGCGGCCGAGCGCCGGGCCTCCCACGATCTGCGTGCCCTTCTGGAGCACGCCCCCCCGCTCGGCCCGCCGCCGGACAGGCCGCAGGTGGCCGTGGTCCCGCTCGCCGATGTCGTCGTGGGCGACGTGCTCGTGATCGGCACAGGAGACGTGGTCCCCGTCGACGGCAGGTCCTGGCCGGTACGGCGGAACTCGACGAGTCCGTGCTGACCGGCGAGTCCGCCCAGGTCGAACGCGGCACAGACGAAACCGTACACAGCGGCGTCGTCAACGCGGGCGGTGTCTTCGAACTCCGGGCGACCGCCACCGCAGGACAGCACGTACGCGGAGATCGTACGGCTGGCTCAGCACGCGGGTGCGGAGCGGGCACCGACCGTCCGGCTGGCGGAGCGCTACGCGGCCTGGTTCCTGCCGCTGTCGGTGGGGTTGGCCGGTCTCGCCTGGCTGCTGAGCGGATCCGCCGTACGGGCGGTCGCCGTCCTGGTCGTGGCGACCCCCTGCCCTTTGCTGCTCGCGGCGCCGGTCGCCGTCGTCTCCGGACTGTCCCGGGCGGCCCGCCGCGGTGTCGTCGTCAGGGACGGCGGCGCGCTGGAGCGCCTGGGCCGGGCGCGCACCCTGGTGATCGACAAGACCGGCACCCTGACCGCCGGCCGACCGCGCGTCCTGGCGGTCGCCGCCGCCCCGGGGCGCTCCCCGTCCGACGTGCTGCGGCTGGCCGCGTCGCTCGACCAGATTTCCGCGCATGTGTTGGCCGACGCGATCGTCCGCGAAGCACGAGCCAGGGGCCTCGCGCTCGCCATGCCCGTCGATGCCACGGAGGAACCCGGGCGAGGACCCGTCGGCACCGTGGAGGGCCTCCGCCTGGGACTCGGCAGGTGCGGCATCCCGCAGAAAGCACTTCCCGACTGGGCCCGTGCCGTGGACAACCGTGCCGTTCTCGACGGGGCCGCCATCGCCTGGCTCACCGTCGACGACGTCCTCGCCGGCGCCGTCCTGCTCCAGGACCCGCTGCGCCATGACGCCCCGCGCACCGTCCGTCGCCTGCGGTCGGCGGGCCTGACCCGGCTGCTGATGCTCACCGGTGACCGCGCCGAGCCCGCCCGCGAAGTGGGCGCGGTGCTGGGCCTCGACGAGGTCCGGGCCGGTCAGCTTCCCGCCGGCAAAGTCGCGGCCGTACGGGTGGAATGCGCGCGGGCCGTCACTGTCATGGTCGGCGACGGCGTCAACGACGCACCGGCCCTGGCCGCGGCCGACGTCGGCGTGGCCATGGGTGCCCGCGGATCGTCCGCGACGTCCGAGGCCGCCGACATCGTCCTCACGACCGACCGGGTGGACCGCCTCGCCGACGCCATGGAGATCGCCGTACGGGCCCGCCGGATCGCGGTCCAGAGCGCCGCGGGCGGGATGGCGCTGTCACTGGTCGCCATGATCGCGGCCCTCCTCGGATGGCTGCCGCCTGCCATCGGAGCCCTTCTCCAGGAGACGATCGACGTCGCCGTCATCCTCAACGCCCTGCGTGTGCTGTTGCCGGCTCAGGGCGCCCGCATCGTTCTCGAACCGGACGCCGAGGACCTCGTCGAGCGTTTCGCGGCCGAACACCAAGACCTCAGGGACGTCCTGGACGCCATCCGTGACACCGCCGGCCTGCTCTCCACGCAGGGCGGTCCGGAATCGCTGGCCGCCGTGCGGCACGTCGACCACCTGCTCACCACACGGCTGCTTCCGCACGAGGACGCGGAGGAGCGGCAGCTCTACCCCGCGCTGAACAGACAACTTGGCGGACCGGAATCCACCGAGACCATGAGCCGGGCCCACACCGAGATAGCACGCCTCTCCCGCCGGATCACGATCCACCTCCGGATGGCGGACGCGACAGGCGCACTGAGACCGGAACAGATCGACGACCTGCGTGCCTGCCTGTACGGGCTCCACTCCGTTCTCCGCCTGCACTTCAGCCAGGAGGAGGAGAGCTACTTCTCGCTCGCTCCCTGAACCGGACCTCCAACGGGAATCACGGGGTCAGTGATCCCGATGAGGCTCAGAGGAAACTGAGAAGTCCCTGTGGAAAAGTGCCGACGCTCCCGCACCGCCCCCGTCCGGCCAGCCCCATGGAGAAAAAAACCCTCATGAGTCTCACTGTTGTCAACGGACTCCCCGCGCACGTCCTGTTCGTGCACTTCGTCATCGTGCTCGTGCCCCTGAGCGCCCTGGCACTCGTGGTGTGCGCGGCGTGGCCCGGCGGCGCCCGACGGCTCGGCCTGCTGCTGCCAGTTCTCACGCTCGTGACGCTGGCGAGCGTGCCGGTGGCCACACACGCGGGGGAATGGCTGGAAGAGCACGTCGGCAGCAATCCACTGGTGCGCAAGCACGCCGAACTCGGCGACGGCCTTCTGCCCTGGACTCTCGGCCTCTTCGTGATCTCGGCCGTCGTCTGGTGGACGGCCCGCCGCTCGGCGCCCGCCACGGACGGCACGGCGGGTGCTCCACGGTCGTCCTCGGCGCTGCTTCGGGGCGCGGTCGTGATCCTTTCCCTCGCTGTCGCGGTCGGCGCCGTGGTGGACGTCTACCGGATCGGCGACTCGGGCGCCAAGGCTGCCTGGCAGGACAACTACTCCAAGACGGCCACGCAGAACGGCGGCTGACGGACGAGGCCGACACTGGGCCACGGCTCCTCCGGATCGGCGGTCAGCACCCCGGCCACCGTGTTACGCGCGGAGACCCTGCCTGCGCCGTTGCGTGCCGACAATGGCTGATGGCCCGTCTGGAGGACCGGGGTGCCGCTGAGTCGGGGCTAGGGAACGGGCAGCGCGCTCTCGATCTCATCGACACCCCGGAGCTGCAACGTCGGAAAAGGACCACTCGGGCACGGGGAGACTCCTCCGGTCCGCTGCGGACCACGAGCACACCTACTCACGCAAGGACCTGAAAACGAAGCAGGCTATATCCCCCTACCACCGGTGGGCCCTGTGGGACTCGAACCCATAACCAATGGATTAAAAGTCCGGGTAGTAGGGGTACTGAACGGAGGTCTTGCCGTTGTCGGTGGTGATGGTGACGGCGCTCATCAGGTCTGTTCCTCCAGCTCCGGGGTGTGATGGTGTCCGGGGTGGGTGGTGCCGTCCTCGTCGGGGACGGCACCCTCGCAGCCGCCGCCCTTCCAGGGCGCTGCCCGCGACTTCGGCATCCCGTGGCGCACCGTATTCGGATACTCCCGCCCGCTGGGCAAAGGTAGGCGTGCTCAAGCGGCCCCCTGACCAGCTCCGCCTGTCCCGCCCCAGCCGCCAGGCCGAGGCCCCCCGGGTCACCCTCGCGGCCGCCTGAAGACCAACGCACGGCCGCTGCCGTTCGAACAGCGACCATCGACGCCCAGCCGAACGACAAGTGCGTGCTGTCCGGCCTCGGCCATGTCGTCATGCGGCTCCAGACGCGGCTGCGACCGGAACGCCCGTCGCGCGCGGGCCCACTGGCCGCCCGGCAACGTTGAGTTGAGCCAACCGCCGCCCGGTGGCGTGGGCGAAAGTTCCCCCGGCATGCGCACGGGATGCGAAGAACACACACTGGTCAGGAGGAGTACCGGCCGGGGTGGGCCACGCTCCATGGGCTCTCCCCGGCGCGAATAGCGACGCTCGAAGGAGACGGCCGTGACCATCGCCCGGGAGATCATGCACACCGGTGCCACGTGCATCCAGGAGAACGAGACGCTGGAGGCCGCAGCGCGCAGGATGAAGGAACTGGACGTCGGAGCCCTCCCGATCTGTGGGCCCGACGACCGGCTCCACGGGATCATCACCGATCGCGACATCGTGGTGAAGTGCCTCGCCAAGGGCAAGGATCCGAAGACCGTGACCGCGGGCCAGCTCGAACAGGGCAAGCCGATCACCATCGACGCCGACGCCGATGCCCACCAGGTCCTCCGGGCCATGGAGGAGCACAAGATCCGGCGGCTGCCGGTCGTCGACAACCATCGCCTCGTCGGCATGATCAGCGAGGCGGACCTCGGACGTCACCTGCCCGAGGACCAGGTGGGCCATTTCGTCGAGGTCGTCTGCGCGGCCCCCTGACCGACCGGATCCACGTCGAAAGCACGGTGCAGGAGGCCACGATGGGACGTCTCAACGAGCGGGTGGCGATCGTCACCGGCGGAGCCAGGGGCATCGGCGCCGCCGTAGCACGTCTGTTCGCCGCCGAGGGCGCTGTGGTGGTGGTAGCCGATGTTCTGGACGTCGGGGGGCGAAGCTGGCCGCGGAACTCGGTGGCCCGGCCCGTTACATGCACCTGGACGTCAGCACCGAGGACGGCTGGCAGACGATGGTGGCAGAGACGGAGCAGGCACTGGGCCCGGTCTCGGCACTGGTCAACAACGCCGGGGTCCTCGAGTGGGGGACCATCGAGGAACAGACCCTCGAATCCTTCCGGCGCGTCATCGACGTCAACCTGCAGGGCGCCTGGCTGGGTATGCGTACGACGGCACCATCCCTTCGCCGTGCCGGCGGAGGTGCGATCGTGAACATCTCCTCGCTCGCCGGCCTCACCGGCTATGCCGGCATCGGAGCGTATGTGGCCAGCAAATGGGGGCTGCGCGGGCTGACCAAGGCCGCGGCACTCGAACTGGCCCCGGACGGGATCCGTGTCTGCTCGGTCCATCCCGGTGCGGTGCGCACCGCGATGACGGCCGACTTCGACGACTCCTTCACAGCCGGACAGCCCCTGCCCCGATTCGGTGAGCCCGAAGAGGTCGCCCGCATGGTGCTCTTCATCGCCGCCGAGGCCACGTTCTCGACCGGCGTGGAGTTCGTCCTGGACGGCGGTGTCATCGCCGGCCCGCCGACCGTCCTGACTCCCGGCCAATGATCGGTCTGCAGAGCCAGGTCACCAACCTGTCCGTCTCTCCCCAAACAAGAGCGGCCAGGCCGAACTGAACCCGGTGGGAACCCGCGACTGCCCCGCAGCGGTGACCGGGAGCGACCGCCGTCATGTGCACTGGGCCCTGGAAACGGGTTCGGGAAGCTACGCAGCAGGAAGGCGAAGCTCCTGGGGCAAGTCCCACTCGTCAACCGGCGTGCCCGTGGTGGTGTGGCCGGTGGCGTACAGGTGCTGGACGTCGTGGACCGCTGTGGCCGGAAGCCGCCAGCGTCGACACGA is a window of Streptomyces sp. B21-083 DNA encoding:
- a CDS encoding CBS domain-containing protein, yielding MTIAREIMHTGATCIQENETLEAAARRMKELDVGALPICGPDDRLHGIITDRDIVVKCLAKGKDPKTVTAGQLEQGKPITIDADADAHQVLRAMEEHKIRRLPVVDNHRLVGMISEADLGRHLPEDQVGHFVEVVCAAP
- a CDS encoding FAD:protein FMN transferase, translating into MRTTLPAAAARTAATRSAYLEPATAVFSALGTTAALLTADPARIQDALLILRAELAAIDAACSRFRPDSELSRVNATAGTGPVPVSALLAEAVETALRAAELTDGAVDPTVGPAVVALGYDRTFAQVTARRPEDTGPATAPRPAAGWPSVRWDPVLRLLRLPAGTTLDLGATAKALAADRAARRAAAAVGCGVLVNLGGDLSAAGEPPAAGWRVAIADDHAALDAGPGRPVVSIRDGGLATSGTTVRTWRRGGQTLHHIVDPDTGDVPPPVWRTVSVAAGSCVDANTATTAALVLGERAPGWLRGTGLPARLVRTDGSVLCLGSWPADGGDDGGDR
- a CDS encoding DUF2231 domain-containing protein, which produces MSLTVVNGLPAHVLFVHFVIVLVPLSALALVVCAAWPGGARRLGLLLPVLTLVTLASVPVATHAGEWLEEHVGSNPLVRKHAELGDGLLPWTLGLFVISAVVWWTARRSAPATDGTAGAPRSSSALLRGAVVILSLAVAVGAVVDVYRIGDSGAKAAWQDNYSKTATQNGG
- a CDS encoding sensor histidine kinase — translated: MTRRIALTFMTLIVLLLVLAVVPLGLSMTGRERTSFRDTTEAANRTIAAAAEEHLSDHRSPASMRRLLEQAERAGDCAAVFDAAGRIVAATGCPGRTAGGDEDDEAADSWGDLAHQVLVHPATATREREDRLVVAVPIGDATHPVGVAVLSRSAEGMDDRINAMWGRLALIGAGGLVAGVLLSVALARWVGRPLRAVDAAALRLGEGALDVRAPGGRGPQEVRRLASTFNTMAARLEALIHGHRAVVADVSHQLRTPLTALRLRLDLLAAGADEATAAEFAGAQEEIARLSRLVDGLLAVARAETSVPRPVPVRVDQVVDERVTAWEPVARERRVSLAGRYGAGLTAYLGAGDLEQVIDNLVANALDAVGEGAAVRVEGKATRERVLLRVVDDGPGMSQAAREAAFRRFGNPEASGSGLGLAIVHRLVTANGGTVRLEQTAGGGLTVVLDLPAPPSPEPPRGGGRDLYRF
- a CDS encoding response regulator transcription factor; translated protein: MRVLVVEDDPGIAVSLVLGLERAGYQASRVGTGREALAAAPVPDVVLLDLGLPDLDGVEVCRRMRSRSGAAIIVVTARGEEADRVAALDEGADDYLVKPFGLAELLARIRAVLRRVQPSDAELLRHGSLAVDLRTRKVTVGGREVALTPKEFDILECLAADPGRVVTRQEVLERAWDAHWYGPTKVLDVHIAALRRKLGVPGLVETVYGRGFRLGVPEPGQDPNLGAR
- a CDS encoding hemerythrin domain-containing protein — encoded protein: MLLPAQGARIVLEPDAEDLVERFAAEHQDLRDVLDAIRDTAGLLSTQGGPESLAAVRHVDHLLTTRLLPHEDAEERQLYPALNRQLGGPESTETMSRAHTEIARLSRRITIHLRMADATGALRPEQIDDLRACLYGLHSVLRLHFSQEEESYFSLAP
- a CDS encoding SDR family NAD(P)-dependent oxidoreductase, whose amino-acid sequence is MHLDVSTEDGWQTMVAETEQALGPVSALVNNAGVLEWGTIEEQTLESFRRVIDVNLQGAWLGMRTTAPSLRRAGGGAIVNISSLAGLTGYAGIGAYVASKWGLRGLTKAAALELAPDGIRVCSVHPGAVRTAMTADFDDSFTAGQPLPRFGEPEEVARMVLFIAAEATFSTGVEFVLDGGVIAGPPTVLTPGQ